In Ammospiza caudacuta isolate bAmmCau1 chromosome 2, bAmmCau1.pri, whole genome shotgun sequence, a genomic segment contains:
- the C2H3orf52 gene encoding TPA-induced transmembrane protein isoform X2, whose product MSWLHAHFRDRGSRRGPSSETEAMKRQSSAQEQEIIELREHNVEESETDRDKPLNAQTRKERDGWKSCRNVVFWKCKLWMVIFTIFLVIFLVILISLILYSRTLELMCGLPHFSSEDITKRLTKVYSSSPALGRYFRSAQVISFSNESSTIIYQLVFSVPPSTEGFMENRMNPDFIRNILHQYIYDEDTLNPGTSECDRLKLNLTSLT is encoded by the exons ATGAGCTGGCTCCATGCTCACTTCAGAGACAGAGGTTCTCGCAGAGGACCCTCTTCTGAGACAGAAGCAATGAAAAGGCAGAGTTCTGCTCAGGAGCAAGAGATTATTGAATTACGGGAACATAATGTGGAGGAAAGTGAGACTGATCGTGACAAGCCTCTAAATGCTCAAACGAGAAAG GAGAGAGATGGCTGGAAATCATGCAGGAATGTAGTTTTCTGGAAGTGTAAACTATGGATGGTTATATTTACAATATTTCTAGTCATCTTCCTGGTCATTCTCATCAGCCTAATTCTTTATTCTA GAACACTGGAGTTAATGTGTGGTCTCCCACACTTCTCCTCCGAGGACATTACTAAGAGG CTAACAAAGGTGTACAGCTCATCTCCAGCTTTAGGACGTTACTTTAGGTCAGCTCAGGTGATTTCTTTCAG TAATGAAAGCTCCACCATAATTTATCAGCTAGTGTTTTCTGTACCACCATCAACAGAGGGATTTATGGAAAACCGTATGAACCCAGATTTTATAAGGAATATTTTACATCAGTATATTTATGATGAAGATACTCTTAATCCTGGGACATCTGAATGTGACAGGTTAAAGCTCAACCTGACTTCTCTCACAT AG
- the C2H3orf52 gene encoding TPA-induced transmembrane protein isoform X1: MSWLHAHFRDRGSRRGPSSETEAMKRQSSAQEQEIIELREHNVEESETDRDKPLNAQTRKERDGWKSCRNVVFWKCKLWMVIFTIFLVIFLVILISLILYSNVYTDEDDYWDPDELLSNGNFHNFSGTLELMCGLPHFSSEDITKRLTKVYSSSPALGRYFRSAQVISFSNESSTIIYQLVFSVPPSTEGFMENRMNPDFIRNILHQYIYDEDTLNPGTSECDRLKLNLTSLT, from the exons ATGAGCTGGCTCCATGCTCACTTCAGAGACAGAGGTTCTCGCAGAGGACCCTCTTCTGAGACAGAAGCAATGAAAAGGCAGAGTTCTGCTCAGGAGCAAGAGATTATTGAATTACGGGAACATAATGTGGAGGAAAGTGAGACTGATCGTGACAAGCCTCTAAATGCTCAAACGAGAAAG GAGAGAGATGGCTGGAAATCATGCAGGAATGTAGTTTTCTGGAAGTGTAAACTATGGATGGTTATATTTACAATATTTCTAGTCATCTTCCTGGTCATTCTCATCAGCCTAATTCTTTATTCTA ATGTTTACACAGATGAGGATGACTACTGGGATCCTGATGAATTACTAAGCAATGGaaattttcacaatttttcaGGAACACTGGAGTTAATGTGTGGTCTCCCACACTTCTCCTCCGAGGACATTACTAAGAGG CTAACAAAGGTGTACAGCTCATCTCCAGCTTTAGGACGTTACTTTAGGTCAGCTCAGGTGATTTCTTTCAG TAATGAAAGCTCCACCATAATTTATCAGCTAGTGTTTTCTGTACCACCATCAACAGAGGGATTTATGGAAAACCGTATGAACCCAGATTTTATAAGGAATATTTTACATCAGTATATTTATGATGAAGATACTCTTAATCCTGGGACATCTGAATGTGACAGGTTAAAGCTCAACCTGACTTCTCTCACAT AG